In Porites lutea chromosome 7, jaPorLute2.1, whole genome shotgun sequence, a single window of DNA contains:
- the LOC140942886 gene encoding coiled-coil domain-containing protein 167-like produces the protein MKMPTIVSQIEDLENNIKASEDEMDMIDRSLRLRRLSENERLDLEHKMKQLQEQIKENERDLGRLRKENRKSMLMSVAILALFIVAYLIITS, from the exons ATGAAAATGCCAACAATCGTTAGCCAG ATTGAGGATCTTGAAAATAACATAAAAGCATCTGAAGATGAAATGGACATGATAGACCGAAGTCTACGTCTAAGAAGATTGTCAGAGAATGAAAG GTTAGACTTGGAGCATAAAATGAAGCAGTTACAAGAGCAAATCAAGGAAAATG AGAGAGACCTTGGAAGGTTACGAAAAGAAAACCGAAAATCCATGCTCATGTCTGTTGCAATCCTTGCCCTCTTCATCGTTGCATACTTAATAATAACCAGCTAG